AATGTGCGTGCATAAGGGTGTGTGTTGAtgagtctaccgaggaaagagagaggactcgTCGGCGTATTGTGATCACCATTTTGCGTGTGTGGGTGGAAAcgtgaaaatatgtgtgcataTGGGTGGGTGTGTTGATCGTTTTATCGAGGAAAGAAAGAGGACTCATCGGCATACTGTGATCACTCATATGTGTGCATGTGAGCATGAAATTGTATCACGCAGTAACTTGTAGTGTAGGCGGTGAGGTGGATGTGAAGGACGTGGTGGTGGCAgaggaggaggtggtggtggtgcgtgGTCATGTTAATAGTGTCTGTAGAGAAGTAGAATTTGTAAGGGTGTGCAAATAGTACATTTTCCAATTCGAATATGAATAGTGTTACACGTCGTCAATGTGTGCAGTTTATGGAAGATTCAGAGCAGAAAAGTTCCGTGGAGCTTAATAAAGCATTGTGTCTATTATTCTAAATGTATCTAAAAATTTGAGAGCAAATTCGATTTGCTTAATATGATTTTGAACATGTGCTCTTTGATTCGTTCGACTAATTGAACTGGAATTTATTCAATTTGCTCACCAAAAATTTTTAACATTCACACACCCCTAggaatgggcctcattttgtgtgtgagggttgggaatggtatgtatgggtgTCTAATCTTCATGTTCTGAAAAGGGAGTCCTGGTTTGGTGTTGTCTTGCATTACTGTCAATCTCTGATAGTTTCGACATGTTATGCAGTGCTGCAGTGCCAGTGTTGAGGTAGCCAGTAGTGTATGTTTTGACCTTAATCTTTAAGAGTGTGATTGATCTCAAGCTGGGTCTTGCTCGGGTTAGTGTGAATTTGTTTGTTTCAAGTCATGTCTTTGTTAGTACATGTCCCAGGTATTTTATTTTGCTGActgaaaatgcactgctttttgaGCCCTGTCCAGACATCGGTCAGCTTCTCAATGTATGAAAtaatgttgttcgatggcctgcaCATTATGTTTCAATTTTGGAGCGTTTGACAGATCGTGTGTTGGTGTACCTCCACTACACGGGTCCTTTAATTTGTATGCACGACGGCGACCCATGCAACTAGCTGTTTCCAGAATAAGTAATTTCTCGCATGCACTATGGGGTCAACCTTCTTTATTgtcctgtctcatttattgtttgctctttcgAAATATTTCTTTATTGCGTTGTACAACTTTTACTGGATTCTTACTTGCCGCTCCCACAGCTCGGAACCGTTTTTGCCTGGCTGAATGAAAATCCTGCCTTAGCAGCTTCTGCTCTTCTAGGAGAGCAGGCAAATCCAGACAAGCTGACTTGCCTCTGTATTGCCTTCATATACATTTGTGCACAACAACAAATCTGTAACTCCTGATCCTGTCACTGTGTGAATCAAGACTATGTTTTAAATTTAACACTTAACACGGGAAGACAGGCCATATTGGGGTGGTGTGTGTAAAAACAATTTGGCCCATTACTTTAAATATACTGCTCTTTTGCCGCATATCATAGCCCAGTTATAGAGctctcttttcaatgacaaaAGAAAATGCGCTTTGCTTAAGAACAAAAAATATCTTAACGAAAACAAAAGATTTGCAGATATGCACAAGAATGTTGCATATATAGAGTCAGAGAATAGGCGATTAAGAAGTCTAGAATATTTTTTCTGAGCTCATGTATGACAAAGCAGCTTTCTAAATTAACATACATCTTCCTTCTGAACTTTCCGATCATTCAAAAATAATTGCTTTCGCCAAGTCCTTTTGGCTACTCTACAGCACAGAGCCAAAGTCGGTCCCAGACTCTTTCGGCGAAGACTGGATCCGCCGCTAACCggttgcacggaacaattcaCAACATGCCAGGTACCTTAAGGGAGGCCCACAAAGGAGTGTGTCCCTCGGCAACGGCGAAATCAAAAGTTGCAGAcggccacttgttaatcgggCCATGGCGAATCACTCACCACTGTGCTAATTAGTTAAACCCGACGAATGAACGTCATCTCTTCACACATATCTCTCGCTGCCATCTAAAAAGCATAGTCACAATGCTGCAGAATTGGGAAAAAAAcgccactgctgaccaaaagccggtgcgagctcactgacaacgaatttcggacagctcacattaacgcggttggcatcaaatgaacagatgcatgcagttcatttcagaaGGCGGAATAATATTCAAGCGTTAGAGCCCACGGCAACAGAACAGGGCGGAGTAATACACCTCACTATTTTTTTGCGGTCTACTTCCGTagccttcacagcgttgcacttgaCGTTTGAAACTGGGTATAGCGATGCATGTTATAAATCGTGACGTATTGGGAAGACTGAAGCAGCTGTGGAGGTGGTCAAGTCCAAAGCGCGCCCGACTCCCAATCTACGAGAGAGTTGTTACAATCCGACGGCCCGCACTGGAATTTTCTTCGTTTGGCTAATTTCTTAGGATGAACGGTTGCATCCCTTCGCTTCTCACTCCTGACGAATAGTTGAGCAATAGGGATGATTCGTGGCTAGACTAACTGTTATCGTCTTGGCATTTAGTCTCCAGAAGGATTAATGGTTGTGGCAATACAGTTGAGTCTCCCGATAGTACCTACTTttgatccaaaaagacgaaaaaagGCTTAAAGTTCAAAACCCGCTTCGTTCACAAGCCCGCTTCACTTTCTAGCTGGAAAGGAGGCTGTGGAACTTTCGCATTTGTGAACAGTATGCAGCTCTCGCGACAAAAGAAGAGCATTTGCTTCTGCCACCAGCATTTACAAGAACTGAAAATCTATAGCTACCATTTAAGCCTGAGTGCAGAGCTGACGTTTGGCACGCACCTGATACGGGCGCTGGCCATTACGGCTATGCGGTCTCCTAACACATCCGCTTCGTCCAGGTGTTGCGTAGTAAGGAAGATTGAGCAGCTACGGCGGATCTTGAGCAGCAGTTCCCACATCTCGCGGCGGCCCTCTGGATCCATATTGGCTGTCGGCTCGTCCAAGATGATTACCTGCAGAGAACATCAGCACGATTTCTCACAGATCAATGCACAAGCTCAATGTACAGAAAGAGTTTACGGGTCATTGGTgtgcggaaaaaaattatttccttgCAGTCGTGAGGGGGCTCCTTGCTCTATGCTTCACTGATAGCATCAGTATCAAACGACTTGGTCGCGAGGCGGAGTTGCAATAAATTGGTTCCCTATCGCGGAAATTTTCGTTAGCGGGTGTACTTTATAGCCCGCATTCACAAGATTAGTCAAACGGTCAATGACTGAGGACAAGTATGCATTACAGCCCGAGAAAGTTACTCTAGAGTTCAATAGCCTTACAATATAATTTAATTCTGCAATGTTGCTGCATGGCAAATTTCGCCGAACATATGGGTTTAAGTAAAGATGAAACTGCATAGATGCGTTGCGCGGCATTGCATTTTGACGCAGATCGCATAACGTTCAGGGAAATTCGTCCAAATGTGAAAATGTTTGCACACCTTAATTCATATGCAAATTAGAGTAGAAAATTACTTCACGTGTTTTTCTAGAGACGATTTGTTGTGACCGGGATCGCTGTGATGCCATATGTGCTTAATTGACttaagccaatagtcaccgaaaccaaggggcgtaggaaatgttttttttttaatttgtggtgttgattatTCGAGAATTAATAGTGAATGAtggcttaaagataattgataggaaagcagacgaaaaaacaaccacatgctgtcAGTAGGATcataacccacgacctccgaaaaagaaaacatcccAGAGTCGACATCTCGCAGGCATTAAAAAATACTTTGACAGTTAAGCAGCTTCCCAAAGATATGAATTAAGAGTAACATAAGGGAAGGCGTGAGGCTAGAGTAAAATTTATGCAAAATTACTACGGGAATAAGACAGACATATACTACGTGCATTCAGTGGGTCGAACCGAGGAGGGCATCTGCACCATTGGGGTGGTGCACGTGGGAAAACAGGTGAACGGGCTGTCGGTAAAAACTAGCGACGCGCTCATATTGGAGGAAGTGACAATTGCACCTACCGCCACCAACTCCGACGCAGCGTACGTAATGTCCGACTCCCAACAGGCCTGCCGAAATTACATACGGGGTAGGATAACTCCACTCGCCCGCAGAATACCATTGGCGTTTGAGAGCAATTCGGATTCGGCGATTACTAAAAAAACAGATAGTATGGATGCCCGGTCACCAGGGGGTTAAGGGGAACGAGGCTGGTCACGCGGCTGACCGGGCGTTCCTTCCCCCGGGTTCTATTCAATTCTCCGGGTCTGCCGTGGCAATCATTCATATCCCTCTAGTATCTTACGCGGATATTACAAAACCATCTACGCCTCTGCAGGAGGGTACTCCAGGGACCCGCCAAGGCTCTCAACAGAACCGAGGTTTACCACCTTAGACTGCTCCAAACTGGGTCTTTCTTAAATACGGCCATACTAAATCACGTGGACCCGACTTTCGCGTGCAGGTGCTAATTCTGCAGGCAGTATGCTGACCTGCATCACGTGGTGTGAGCCTGCCAGGACAATACCCATATAGCTTTTATAAGTCAGCCAACtagggagggctgggaggcggctctgTGCAGCTCGGACCGGGAGGCCCTGGTCCAGAGAGCACGGGAAGCGCGGGCGGCCAATAGCGATTGCCACACTGCGCAACGACCAACCCCACCTCCCTTTTGCCTAATCAGGACAGTGCTGCAATATATGTTTTATCATCCTCCTATGTTCCTTCGTTTTGGTGGCTGTTAGCTTTAGTCATGTATGTCATTACGAGCGCCTCTCTCCCCTTCCGTCATGTGCGCACGGTATCGTCGAGACGGCTGTTTCGGCCTTCGTACACAACCGCTCCAGACACTAAAGTGAAAATTGAGTTAATAATAAACTATTCTGCACAGAAACGTTATCCTGACATGCGAGACGTGtgctttttatttaaaaaaagatACACATTCCACATTCCTCTGATTCAACTGATTCCAGCTTTGCAGTTGCCGCAATACACAGGGTAATGGCGGTCACCCATGTCATATCATACGGCGCAtataaagtattattattattacttttactACGCGCACTTGCCTTCGGCTTCGAGATTATTGCCAGAGCGGTGCAGAGCCGCCGCTGTTGACCGAGCGACAGGTTGATTGCCAGCTCTGAGCGGAAGGGCATCAGACCAACGTCGTGGAGCATTGTGACCACTTCCAGGCGCACCGCGTTGTAAGGAGTGCCCTTAACCTGGGAACAGAAAAGGTGGCGGCGTCCATAATAGTGAATCAGAAACATGGGCTGCGACACTACACGTGCCACCAACGACCCCGCTTGTACCGCTACACCTTTATTGACATAGAAGAATACTCATGGGCTAGGACGTCAGCCTCTTTTTTTCTCGACGCCCTCTTTCAGTATCGGCTGAATATTTAGGTGAATCCTTCAAGGTAGAGTAGAATTGTAAtaaggagcaattactcattggcgtgCACCCAAGTGCAGCCCtatggctacaaaagaaagcctacaaagtttttgagaaagctgtatagctttcctttgtagcagcacgtctgcgctttggtggatgccagtgagtaattactctcttattacaaatctacttcaccttgggggattcccctaaatatttCACCAACATTGTTCCCACTTctagttactgatcaattcgctcttgtCCTACCATAAGCttaccgtcccggttagctcacaTGGAACAGCGAATGCTCCGGGGAAGCGTtggtcctgggttcgattcccgggcCGGGACGGATTTTTATTTaacttcgaagtttctaagaaagctgcagaggtttcttttttagccgtatggctgcacgtgggtggatgccaatgagcaataaCTTCTTTCAGTATCAGGGAAAAAAGTTTTTTACCGAGCTACGAGAACAATTTTGAAGCAAGAATCTTCAGTCTGACTGTATCCTATCACAAACTCGCGGATGTATCGATATAGCAGTATATACAACTGAAAAATTTTAAACAGCATAACAAATTATTTCCAGCATGCTATGCGCATTTCCCATAATCGCGTGCCTTTTTAGCCCGACGATATACAGGGCTATTGATATGCTATGCCTTCGACAGATTCTGTATATGCTCTCTACCGCCGTCGTGTGGGCCCTTCCAAATGAAAAAGGTAAAGTTCAAAAGCGCTAAAAAAGAACCAAGACGCAGACATATAAttgacaggacaggcgctgtaaTTGAACGTAATGAAGTACTGAAAATAATGACGTAATAAGGAAGTAGAAGCCAGCTAGAACGGAAACTGGTTTTATTGAACAGCTAACTCAAGTTTGCCAATTTGTATTCAGTCACACGGAACTCAAGCATTCCTAAAAACGGCTTTCAGTGACATATAAAATGTATACATTCGTTTTATAAACTCTAGGAATATAAATAATATCATTACAAGAGTTAATGACTTGTCATGAATTCCTGCATACCATTATGACCTAATACGTAAGCATGGTGTTCCAAGAGAAAGCCTGCCTCTGCTTCCAGTAATGGCATCCACGATGAGCAACGAACTTTACTTACGACTGCAAAAAAGAGCAGGTGCTCCTCGACTGTAAGGTCGTCGAATAGGATGTTATGCTGGGCGCAGAATCCAATGCTCTCGCGAGCGCCCTTGGTGCATTTCATAATGTCGTAGCCTCCGAGCACCACGGTGCCCTCACTGGCACCCGTGAATCCTGCAGTGAGAAACGTTCGGTAGGGAACGTCAAGACGCTAGTTCCAAACTTGTGGTACTGCTCGATGGTCCAAACACGTGCATCCCTATAAGCGCGTCTTTAGTTAACTCAATATTAATCCTCCTCTTTGCTGTGAACGTTATGCAAGAATCCACTCTAGATTCACTAAAGCCCTGCATAAAAAGCAGCCCGACTCCCTGCCTGAATCTTTTTGTACCCCGCTGGGGCCTTATCTTTATATACTAGGATATTAACCTAAGATCTTAGTTCGGTATTTCATAAAAATAGGCTTTCacctagaagagcgcttttttcgccgTAAGTGATATGGATacaagtttttagaatttggaaaaacTCTGTTACCCCCGGCGCTGTCGCCCAGGAAATTTTGGCTATCTCTTCGAGTTAAGTGCACTAAAGGGGTTCCTTTTCCTGCATGGTTCTTGAAAACGCATGTATACTGGCGTGATGTAGGGAGAATTTGTTGGTTCGCAGCGTTATGGGTAactacgttttcgaaattctagaaactaatatggatattacttacggtgggctacagcACTTTGATAAATGAGATAAccaacagcaatagttaaaagataaataaataatgtcTGTTGAGCGGTCTACATTACTGACAATGCAAGGCCTAAAAAAGGGCTGTTCTAAGTCAAAAAGCGTAGTTTTAGAAATTGCAGATGATCTTTGGTGGAGCACCCGGTACTTTCCGTTGGCAATAACACAAAAGTTGTATGCATATTTTTGGAACCAATTACGATCAGTTCGTATCATCTAGAAGTACGGTCTTCAAGACAAAGTCACATGCCTTTAAGACCATGTACTTCAATGGCTTATCTGATCTCCACACTACGTTAAAAGGGGTACTGAGCAAGAATAATATTCCTGTACGTTATGGCACTAAAACGGCCTCGACTTACGGGCGGACCACAAGCCTATATATGATGCTGCGAAGTTATCGTAGGGCCTTAAGTAATGCTGCGATCATTTCTACTCCAAATGCTATCTAATACCCCTTTCACACGgcgagtttcaatggccatcgagccGAGtgtcttcgaaattctcaatcgccatcgaactcggaggagttgtgtcgctgttacacggcaaatctcaatggccattgaaatggttctcgtgtcttacgccaagcttgtgtggcgccacaatcgctacttcgGATTTTGcaataataacaaaaatatttgataaatgtatattaaatgctgaaatacacgcatacgcgcatgccatttaaaacccttttaattacACGTACGCAACGggcagatgcagacactgctgtagtgACTTTAATACAAGgcaagccaaaaccaagccagtccaacggCGTCAGAGCGCTGCTTCGTAAGGCTTAAGACATGgaaaatcgccttgatatctgaaaaacaagagctatttgcctCTTGAAACTTGATgagagggtaagaatgggcaaatcgaaggcgaatacaacagcttagaacacgatattgctttgagggattagcgacgaagctgttatcgctgtgaagcgggcgggcagggcgccgccattttgccaacgctaagtacgcaagcaacgcaaaattaatgcgcttaatgcgcttaaaattAGTCTggtacaattttaaaattattgtacagacttcTTGCATTAAAgtctaggcgaataatgtttgttcatgcttttgtaccgcgAATGTGCTGTGTACGAAAGTGCACTTGGcaccgctcgaagcaacgctagcagccttgggcagcgctcgaaggccctcgaaatctcgatggagctccgcgctgctccgttgactcgatagactattgactcgatggccattgaaactgcccgtgtagcagcgctcgatcgcctttgagtcgataggctatcggttcgacttcctttgaaatgcccgtgtgacaggggtattaaacagGGAACAGCTATTCTCAAAGGTtgctagctgaaaaaaaaaatgtttgcgagGACGTTAGCTTCGCTTAGTTGGATTAGTTTGGCGAAAAGAAAATAAACCTtctgttttttattttcatttttatttttttatgtttcgTTCTCATTCATTCACCTTACAAAGTAAATGTCGAAGTCCTCCGCGTAGACTTCGCAATAGAGTGTAATtctagttttatttttattcttgacGTATAGTTatgaagtaagaaaaaaaaagaggcagagatGGCAAGCGTCGAGTCTCTGCGCGGTACCGCCATGACTATATAGGCAGCTAacaaaccgggagacttccttcatgtcctcctcacatgtcctgccttcccacaccctccatcccccaccgcggcggagtcatactgggagactctcctggccagctccgctgctgctgaccagcgccggataattaccgacgccctgaagcggatagccctccaagggctgtccatttccctgtaagggcagccccctaagggttgcctcgtgccatgtcaGGGGGTTTGCCCacctcggtatttggcaataaatgtttccagcACCCACCACACGCTTTAGCCTCACCGGTGACCATGTTAAGCAGAGTAGTCTTGCCGGCTCCGTTGTGGCCGAGAAGCACGGTGATCTGGTTTTCGAAGATCCGCATGCTCACGTCTTGGACAGCCACCACGCCGTCGTAATCCTGCAAATAATCCCCGTGATGAATTAAATACTGAGAGCACCTCTGAACATACCCCATTGAGGGGTTAAAGGAGCGGTAGAGCCAATGTCACTTAGATTGAAGTAGTAGGAATGGTATTTTATTTTTGATTACCCAGTGCCGAACCCAAATGCTTGGCTCGGTTCAAGGAAAAGTCGTGTACAGgcgcccacaaaagttttcggagcaCGAAAACTACAAGGGTTAATTTCTGGAACATATAAGCATGCAGTAACAAACTGATGGATGTGCACCGAACTTTCCTTCGCGACCTGAAGAATGTACTTCTGAATGCCTGGCTGTACTTCTACTTAGCAAAGAAAATTCAGCTTTTTTGTTGTGATTTCGGAGATCCAAAAACTTTTGTGGGTACCTGTATAAGTATTGTAATACAGGGGTTTATGGGGCGTAACTtcagaaagcgactcaggctataaaggacgccgtagtggagggctccgataaatttccaccacctgaggttctttaacgtctTCTACATCTCGTAGCTGACGGTCCTCTATCATTTCTCCTGCAATGAAATTGGAcagccgcgaccgggatcgaacccacgctttttgggtcggcagccgagcaccataacgcAGCGGCATATGCACATCTGCCGAGATAAACCAAGCAAGTGTGCTTTCGGCAGCTCTCCGGCTCGATCGTGATAGAAATTTTAAGGATGGTTTCGAACTTAACTGCTCAAATGATCATCATATTTGTGGCTGCACGCTCCGGCGTGCAAAGCTAAAACGTCGCATTAAACACCACCGAAAAAATAGGCCTTATAAAGTGTGCTAACAAAATATGCTAATTTTGTTTCCAAATTTTACGCCTACCTCGTTAGCATTAGGACGCATAGATTGAGGAAAGATCATGCTAGGAAATAAAAACGTCGCTTATTAAGAAAGCACGATTAAAACTGTGATCGAATTTTACTGCCTTGTGTAAGCGGGCAGAGCAAAGTGGACTTACTTTGGTGACATGGAACACGTCAATTCCGACCGCTGAGTTCTTCGGATCCGCCTCAAAGTTCTGCACCTCTTCCGGGCTCAGTACCGGTGGCGGGATTATTGAGATGTTGGGAACCCAGTAGCTCCACTGAGAGGCGTAAAGAATTTGTTGAACCAAACTTTGTAGTAGGGCTAACTAGCGCAATGTTACGCCGGTAGAGAAGTTTGTGCGCTGCTTCGGCATTCGCAACGTAAAAAAGGAGAGGATGTAGTAGGTATCGCACGGACCCCATGAAGTTTGCAGGGAACCACAGACTCATAGTAGTGATGTCAGCCCCAATAACGCTGGTAGGGATGTGCAAGGAGACGACCAAGAAAAGGTGCAAAGGCCAGGCAAGGGCATGCAACAATGTGCACAAGTTTCAGTTTAGTCCTGCCTCCAACGGGATGGCAATAAGATTTAACTTTCGTGAGGAAAGACCAACATCGGCCAAAGGGCAAGATGCGTTAATGAAATAATATCAGAACATGAAACACAAGCATGTTGCTAACAGGACTGAAAATTTTGGACGACAATTGTTAAAGATGCAAGAAGGGTGTTCCAATGTTCCATTAAACAATCATTTTCGCTACCTCGAAAGAGAGACTGACTCGTTAAATATTAGAAGTATATAGTACGAAATCAGCAGAAATTGGGGCATACATCAGCGGCTGTTCAATTGCCCTCACTAGTAAGGAGATGGAAATATTTGGTTCATTAGGCTGTTACAAAGCGATAAACCAGATAACAAAGCAAAACCACAGAGCCTCGCAAAAAACTGTCTCATCAAATAATTATCAATGGCCAATACAATCACAGCGTAagttttattttacatttttgtATACATTCTCTCCTTCTCAAGTTTTTAAAGATTTCGCCATAGGCGGCGGAGAGGAACTGACAGTTGTTAGTTGCACTGTGCTGGGCGTATTTCGTTCTcacatttattttcttttgcgCGTATCTAAAAAGCTGACCATCTCTTCTACCAACGTAGTCTCTTTTGTGATTGCGCTTTGCAGTTAATGCGTTTTGCCATTGACGTTAATATATAAATCACTGGGCGTAAAATGACTTCGTGAATTGCGCTCTTTCCGGGGCTCAAATTAGCGAGCTCCAAGCTTGCTTTAAGCAGGTtattatgacgtcacaaggtcacgttatCTAGGTGGCAGGTATCCCACATGCTTTTCCAGTGCCTCCCTTAAATGAATACTTTCTTGAGCACATTCATTTGAGCAGCTCG
The Amblyomma americanum isolate KBUSLIRL-KWMA chromosome 3, ASM5285725v1, whole genome shotgun sequence genome window above contains:
- the LOC144124092 gene encoding retinal-specific phospholipid-transporting ATPase ABCA4-like, giving the protein MRIFENQITVLLGHNGAGKTTLLNMVTGFTGASEGTVVLGGYDIMKCTKGARESIGFCAQHNILFDDLTVEEHLLFFAVVKGTPYNAVRLEVVTMLHDVGLMPFRSELAINLSLGQQRRLCTALAIISKPKCGNRYWPPALPVLSGPGPPGPSCTEPPPSPP